In the Glycine max cultivar Williams 82 chromosome 19, Glycine_max_v4.0, whole genome shotgun sequence genome, aaattttagttcgATGAAatcatgtcatggaaataacgggaaaaaaaatttaaaaaaaaagtgcatcTTAGCCATTCTCACCTGAAATAGTTCACGAACCATTCGAGCACCCTCACCAACATATTTCTGAACTAGCTCACTTCCAATAACTCTTATAAAACAAGCATCAGTCCTATTAGCCACAGCCCTAGCTAAAAGTGTTTTGCCAGTCCCTGGTGGACCATAGCAAAGAACACCCTTTGGAGGATCAATTCCTAGCTTAACGAATTTCTCTGGGTGGAGCATGGGAAGCTCAACAACCTAgcagataaaatataaaaaaataaattagcgCCATGTAACTTGCATCCTCAATTATAACAGATTAAAAATGAAGGGAACTTCCAATCACTTACTTCTCGCATTTTTTCAATCTGTTCCTTACAACCACCAACATCATTATATGTCACATCAGGCTTCTCTTCAACTGTCATCATGGTAACACTAGGGTCAATTTTTGGAGGCAGTGGAATTTGAATCTGATATTTGTTTCTATCAACCCTGAAATGATGCAATGAAGTTCAGTCAGACAAGCAGACAGCATAACACTAGAATACCCCTTCTTCTCTCAACATGGAATATTTTAACATCAAAAGTTACTGATTGGAACATACCCAACACGCATCCCTTCCTCAATGTCGGTAGGTGAAACTTTATCACCCAGCCCAACGACAAACTGTCATAAAAAGAACGCAGAAGGATTATTAGTCCTGACAGcataaagaaaagaatcaaCAGCTTTGCCAACCCATTGACAATTTCATAACAGTAAGTGAAGTCTAACATCTTCAAACCAAGAATATAGGATAAATGTGGTGAGAAACAATGGGACAGTTTGGCATCTTCTTCACATTGTTGAAAATATAGATTACCTTTGCAATCTGCTTCACATTGATAACATATTTGGCATCTTCTGAATTTGGATTTATGATCTTTGTGCACCTTGCTACCTGTTAAATACACAGTCATCATTAGCAACACCCATAATATTAAAAGCACTTCGACCAAAATCTACAAAAATATGACCTGAAGAGGCTGCTCCTCCTGCATCATTTGTTTATCAGAAACAAGATCCCACTGGCTTGGTGCAGCTAAACCAGTATCAGACTCCTTGATACctacaacaacaaaagaaatcTAACATTTACAAAAGTACACAAGATTGTATGCAGTTTGTGCAATTAAAACAATCAGCAAATCCCCAAAATACCAATTATCAACTCATTTGGTCATTTATCATGGTTGATGATTGATGACAGCAAACTAAAGCTACCAAGAATAAATCTAACACAGAAAAGGAATAAACGGGGGATTATTAATATCATTTGACAATATCAGTAATAATGGCCAATGTTGTCAAAATTGAGATCTCACACAGGATCGGGAGAGGATGAAAGACATACATGTGATAAATATGacagataagaaaaatatcttcTAAATGATAACATTGAACAAAACTTAAACTGAATTTATATTCATAGATTTATATGGGTAATTTTCCTTGCACTTGTATTATCCTATATAGTAATGTATATGTTGCTTACACATGATAAGTTATTATAGATATTCTGTTAGGTTACAATAAATACTGCACAGGATATATGATAACTACATTTTTAGGAATTGTTGATAACTATATATTAATTGTAGAAACCataaatatatgatattaaattacataatccaagtattttattatatatatatatatatatatatatatatatatatatatatatatatatatatcaaattagtGTACATAACATATTATGTAGGAAAGTTGGCTTATATTTTACAAACAAGGCTAGTATTTTATAACTAGCTCATACATGAGCTAAAACTTAACAAATCAAAGTCCAAAATAGAGATTTTGTTATTACAGAGAATGAGAAGCAAAACCACAGAAGAATATGCTTGAAATAAAGAACAGAAGTAAGATGCAAGGCAAAGCAAAAGCAATTATGGCAGACGAAGCCAGCAAAACCTCCAACAGGATTTCAATAAGTGAATACAATCTGTATCAGTATGTTCTATTAACAAAGACGATGATTCAGATGTTACAGTCAGCATTAGCGAGAGACAGAACGGCAATTTCACACATACCACATAAATCATTGACCTTTTTTGCCATGTCTTTGATTTCCTTCTCGACTTTTTTTATGCTTGTGGAATAAGGCCCCAAACCCTGCATAAACCAAAGTCAAAGTCTGttataaaaggatttttcaaccaCCAAGTACAAGGAGTAATAGATATCATATCAGTCAGCTTCCCTATGACAGAGAGAAGAAACAGGATGCAAAGTACAGTTGAGTAGTGAAATGGTTGGAAATTGAATAACTAGGGAAGCAGCAGTAACAGAACCCCAATTACAAGAGCTGATAGCTAAAAGAGTGGTGAAAAGAAACCCTAATTTGGTAATGGaatgaaaagagatgtgttgGTTGCATACATACATAGGTTTTGAGAAGGGCGATGTCATCCTCGTCGAGGGGGCGGGGATTCTTCTCATCCTTGAAATCGTCTTCATGTTCAGTAGCCATTTATTTGATCGATTTGAGTTCTACACAGCCCACAAGCCACGCCTTTTATATAACTCAGTGAAATGCTCCAACCTTCATCACCAAATCAaaatctttcctttcttttcttcttctaattagttatcaaagatttaatttttataatatatcaatttaattatttccgtccaattaaactaatattattaaaattgtgaattttaaccattttttttatataaataatagtttttaatcgtcgttattttaaaaataaaatgattttctcCTTGTGAGTCACCATCACAAA is a window encoding:
- the LOC100808239 gene encoding 26S proteasome regulatory subunit 7 isoform X2, whose protein sequence is MATEHEDDFKDEKNPRPLDEDDIALLKTYGLGPYSTSIKKVEKEIKDMAKKVNDLCGIKESDTGLAAPSQWDLVSDKQMMQEEQPLQVARCTKIINPNSEDAKYVINVKQIAKFVVGLGDKVSPTDIEEGMRVGVDRNKYQIQIPLPPKIDPSVTMMTVEEKPDVTYNDVGGCKEQIEKMREVVELPMLHPEKFVKLGIDPPKGVLCYGPPGTGKTLLARAVANRTDACFIRVIGSELVQKYVGEGARMVRELFQMARSKKACIVFFDEVDAIGGARFDDGVGGDNEVQRTMLEIVNQLDGFDARGNIKVLMATNRPDTLDPALLRPGRLDRKVEFGLPDLESRTQIFKIHTRTMNCERDIRFELLARLCPNSTGYFLVLSRSRYKERLH
- the LOC100808239 gene encoding 26S proteasome regulatory subunit 7 isoform X1 — encoded protein: MATEHEDDFKDEKNPRPLDEDDIALLKTYGLGPYSTSIKKVEKEIKDMAKKVNDLCGIKESDTGLAAPSQWDLVSDKQMMQEEQPLQVARCTKIINPNSEDAKYVINVKQIAKFVVGLGDKVSPTDIEEGMRVGVDRNKYQIQIPLPPKIDPSVTMMTVEEKPDVTYNDVGGCKEQIEKMREVVELPMLHPEKFVKLGIDPPKGVLCYGPPGTGKTLLARAVANRTDACFIRVIGSELVQKYVGEGARMVRELFQMARSKKACIVFFDEVDAIGGARFDDGVGGDNEVQRTMLEIVNQLDGFDARGNIKVLMATNRPDTLDPALLRPGRLDRKVEFGLPDLESRTQIFKIHTRTMNCERDIRFELLARLCPNSTAYGVVCFLPKTCSYFEGFLPFPFFPMTHD
- the LOC100808239 gene encoding 26S proteasome regulatory subunit 7, with translation MATEHEDDFKDEKNPRPLDEDDIALLKTYGLGPYSTSIKKVEKEIKDMAKKVNDLCGIKESDTGLAAPSQWDLVSDKQMMQEEQPLQVARCTKIINPNSEDAKYVINVKQIAKFVVGLGDKVSPTDIEEGMRVGVDRNKYQIQIPLPPKIDPSVTMMTVEEKPDVTYNDVGGCKEQIEKMREVVELPMLHPEKFVKLGIDPPKGVLCYGPPGTGKTLLARAVANRTDACFIRVIGSELVQKYVGEGARMVRELFQMARSKKACIVFFDEVDAIGGARFDDGVGGDNEVQRTMLEIVNQLDGFDARGNIKVLMATNRPDTLDPALLRPGRLDRKVEFGLPDLESRTQIFKIHTRTMNCERDIRFELLARLCPNSTGADIRSVCTEAGMYAIRARRKTVTEKDFLDAVNKVIKGYQKFSATPKYMVYN